Within the Melitaea cinxia chromosome 12, ilMelCinx1.1, whole genome shotgun sequence genome, the region AGGAAGGCTCTAAACTAAGATAGTGGCTAGTAAATTGGATATCTAAAAATGGTACTCGAAGCTCTAAGCTAAAGGCACTTGTCGTTCGATCTGCTCTCAATCcgtcgtataaataaatatctgaaaGAAGTCTTATACTTTCTTCGTGAGCAGCTTTTGAATCGGGGGCGTCTCTGAAATATATATATCCCTGTGCAAGTTCATCTGCACCTTCGCCGCTAAAAACGACAGTGGTGTCtgtattttctttaatgtaCTTCGAAAGAAGGTACATTGGTAAGCTGGCGCGTATTGTTGTTATGTCATAGGACTCTAAATGATATATAACGTTATCTAATTCTCGTTTAATATCGCTCTCATCAAATACGACTTCATGGTAGTCGGTTCCGAGGTATTCGGCTACTGTGCGCGCTGCTTTGAGATCGGGGGAATCTCCCATACCAATTgcaaatgtttgtattttatatggCAGTTTGTGTAACTTTGCTATCTTCACTACTAAAGAGGTTATAAGTGAAGAATCTAAGCCTCCACTAAGAAGACAGCCAATTCGCCTGTCAGACATCAATCTTTTCTTACATGCTGCTTCTAAAAGATAAACAGTTTTTTCGTAAAGATTCATTTCTGATATTTCCTCTTCTGTTACGAATGGCGTAAAATGAGGAAGTACACCTGgcgtaaaatatttttcggtATAGTTACGTTTAACTTTACCTCCATCTAAAATATCCCATTCCTCTAAATGGCCAGGTGGAAATTGACCTAAACTCGCTGTTTTACTATCTTTTTGTTTCAATCCTATTAACCCCTTGGCTTCTGAACAGATAGCCATATATCCATTTTCTTCatcttgtaatttaaataaaggtcTAACTCCGTATGGATCTCTGGcgatataaatttttcttttttctccATCGATTAGACAAAATGCGAAAACACCATCGAGGTTTCTGACAGTATCACTGATACCAAAATTCTTGTAACAATGAATAATGGCCTCTACATCGCAACGTGTTTCGTAGTGGAAGTTATATTGGTGGCGGAGTCGTTCGCAGTTGTATATTTCGCCGTTACAAATGAGAGATACCCGTGGATATAGGTGTAATCGCATGGGTTGCATTCCGTGCAGACCGTCCACAATGGCAAGTCTTTGGAAACCTAGTACGGCGAGTGGTTCTCTTGCATCTTGTTCTATACGCCATGCGTCTGGCCCGCGATGTACTATGGCGGAAAAGCACTTGACGCATGCCCCACTTAGTCCCCCATCGATTCCAAACGTTGCCCAAATTCCACACATCTAAAACAAAAagattaaattgattattattattttttatttttttttatcacgagAATAATACATGTGAGAGTTTAAGGATTTATCGAGAGATATTTAACAATCTTCCACtgctattatttataacaataagcATAACAAACAGATGCgactttattacattaatatacaattaaaacctCTTTTTAATAACCTCTTTCTAAGATATAAGCGACATAGCTTGTatattgttatgttttatttaaaagaatcaccatctaacatcccacagctggttATGGACCTCTTTCTCCAAATGAGAGAAGGATATTATTGATAacgtaatttgaaaataatttatatttcgttcGTTTGGTAGCAATTATTTCTGTcctgatttaataataaatattacgctTTACAGACTGTTTATTGAAGTCAAagtcaaaaacagctttattcaaatatttccgccccaagagcactttcgaatcgtcattttacaaatgaaaacttaaaaataaattattatttttgtaaaagtaaagctaccaccgattcggaatgtagattctgcagagaagaatcggcaagaaactccgcagttactcttttgaaaataatatataaactgtgttttagtacaaaattagtaacatgttgtataaaatacagcgtcactaagtccacacatctttatcaattatgtgatcctgcaccgaataataagctttatctattattttttagatgCCTATATGCTAAATATCgggtaatataatataaaggaCAAAATAGCTTGGATAGTGTTGTAgacaatttaaatgtttttattatttgcttttgagccaaaatcccaaaaaagctcCAGGCCCAGACGGGTTGACGTCGGATATATGCGCGGCGGCAATAAACTGCGACAGGGAGTTATTCCTAGCTTTGGCGAACAAATGCCTATTGCTATC harbors:
- the LOC123658427 gene encoding asparagine synthetase [glutamine-hydrolyzing]-like, which encodes MCGIWATFGIDGGLSGACVKCFSAIVHRGPDAWRIEQDAREPLAVLGFQRLAIVDGLHGMQPMRLHLYPRVSLICNGEIYNCERLRHQYNFHYETRCDVEAIIHCYKNFGISDTVRNLDGVFAFCLIDGEKRKIYIARDPYGVRPLFKLQDEENGYMAICSEAKGLIGLKQKDSKTASLGQFPPGHLEEWDILDGGKVKRNYTEKYFTPGVLPHFTPFVTEEEISEMNLYEKTVYLLEAACKKRLMSDRRIGCLLSGGLDSSLITSLVVKIAKLHKLPYKIQTFAIGMGDSPDLKAARTVAEYLGTDYHEVVFDESDIKRELDNVIYHLESYDITTIRASLPMYLLSKYIKENTDTTVVFSGEGADELAQGYIYFRDAPDSKAAHEESIRLLSDIYLYDGLRADRTTSAFSLELRVPFLDIQFTSHYLSLEPSLRQPQNGLEKHLLRNSFAKSGLLPEEILFRHKEAFSDGVASVKKSLFNTIGEVIKERLPQTIDQYPGVQPNTDESKYYRYIFEKFFPGQHNFTPYYWMPKWVQVSDPSARFIKHYTAS